One Janthinobacterium sp. TB1-E2 genomic region harbors:
- a CDS encoding NAD+ synthase → MLTIALAQMNPTVGDFDANVAAIIARMQRASEEGADLLVCPELSLCAYYPGDLFEDAAFLRGMQQALDTVLQASTRWPELVTVIGTARPNSGVGKPLYNALLAMRDGHIVAEYYKQLLPTYGIFDEGRHFEPGPPGACTLDIAGCKVGFMICEDGWNDDGRAYAVNPFDALHAARPDLIVSINASPSDIGKRAQRHAVFGAACKRVNLPLLFVNQVGGQDQLVFDGASFAMSPSQGVQFEAARFVEDFPLLRFADGRFTRTDGAAFPVPDPDGIPAVEFARRQIVLGLRDYARRCRFTQVVVGCSGGIDSALTLALAVEALGADNVVGITMPSVFSSAGSVTDSVALCANLGIALYTHPIRDIVAQYETGYAQAFDGKLQGLPLENLQARVRGTILMEYSNAFGALLLTTGNKSEISVGYCTLYGDTNGGLGLIGDLYKTEVFALSRHLNASAGRELIPVAVLDKPPSAELAPGQRDTDSLPPYPVLDEILKWHIEGRRLPAQESAQALTLVDQLRETDEGRTLVTRILGMVARNEYKRRQAAPIIRVRSRAFGSGRQLPIAAHYPTGDDA, encoded by the coding sequence ATGCTGACCATCGCCCTCGCCCAGATGAATCCCACCGTGGGCGACTTCGACGCCAATGTCGCCGCCATCATCGCGCGCATGCAGCGCGCCAGCGAGGAAGGCGCCGACCTGCTCGTCTGCCCAGAACTGTCGCTGTGCGCGTATTACCCGGGCGACCTGTTTGAGGATGCCGCCTTCCTGCGCGGCATGCAGCAGGCGCTCGACACCGTGCTGCAGGCATCCACGCGCTGGCCGGAACTAGTTACCGTCATCGGCACGGCGCGGCCGAACTCTGGTGTCGGCAAGCCCCTGTACAACGCTTTGCTGGCGATGCGTGACGGGCACATCGTGGCCGAATACTACAAGCAGCTGCTGCCCACTTACGGCATCTTCGACGAGGGCCGCCATTTCGAACCGGGCCCGCCCGGCGCCTGCACCTTGGATATCGCCGGCTGCAAGGTCGGCTTCATGATTTGCGAGGATGGCTGGAATGACGATGGCCGCGCCTACGCCGTCAACCCGTTCGATGCCCTGCACGCGGCGCGGCCCGACCTGATCGTCAGCATCAACGCCAGCCCGTCCGATATCGGCAAGCGCGCGCAACGCCACGCCGTGTTTGGCGCCGCCTGCAAGCGCGTGAATCTGCCCCTGCTGTTCGTCAACCAGGTGGGCGGCCAGGACCAGCTCGTGTTCGACGGCGCCTCGTTCGCCATGTCACCGAGCCAGGGCGTGCAATTCGAAGCGGCCCGCTTCGTCGAAGATTTTCCATTGCTGCGCTTTGCCGATGGCCGTTTTACGCGTACCGACGGTGCCGCGTTTCCCGTGCCCGACCCGGACGGCATCCCCGCCGTGGAATTTGCGCGGCGCCAGATCGTGCTCGGTTTGCGCGACTACGCGCGCCGCTGCCGCTTTACGCAAGTCGTCGTCGGCTGCTCGGGCGGCATCGATTCGGCGCTGACCCTGGCCCTGGCCGTCGAGGCGCTCGGTGCCGACAACGTCGTGGGCATCACCATGCCATCCGTGTTTTCCAGCGCCGGCTCCGTCACCGATTCCGTCGCCCTGTGCGCCAATCTGGGCATCGCCCTCTACACGCATCCGATCCGCGACATCGTGGCGCAATATGAAACCGGCTACGCCCAGGCCTTCGACGGCAAGCTGCAGGGACTGCCGCTGGAAAACCTGCAGGCGCGCGTGCGCGGCACGATCCTGATGGAATACTCGAACGCGTTTGGCGCCCTGCTGCTCACCACCGGCAACAAGAGCGAAATCTCGGTTGGTTACTGCACCCTGTACGGCGACACGAATGGGGGACTGGGCCTGATCGGCGACCTGTATAAAACGGAGGTGTTCGCCCTGTCGCGCCACCTCAACGCCAGCGCCGGGCGCGAACTGATCCCCGTCGCCGTGCTCGATAAACCGCCGTCGGCGGAACTGGCGCCGGGCCAGCGCGACACGGATAGTCTGCCGCCGTATCCCGTACTCGATGAAATTCTCAAATGGCATATCGAGGGACGCCGCCTGCCGGCGCAAGAAAGCGCGCAGGCGTTGACCCTGGTCGACCAGCTGCGCGAGACGGACGAGGGACGGACCCTCGTGACGCGCATCCTCGGCATGGTCGCCCGCAACGAATACAAACGGCGCCAGGCGGCGCCCATCATC
- a CDS encoding ClbS/DfsB family four-helix bundle protein, which produces MAIPNSKQELLDAINSTYAKLVQELARVPPALSREPVLEGQVAGTRMSVCDLLAYLVGWNELVLHWHAQLRDGKRIEDIAFPAEGFTWNALGKLAQRFYADYAELGMDELLQRLEQAKDQLLALVDAHDDAQLYGQPWYTHYTMGRMIQFNTASPYANARTRLRAWLKTL; this is translated from the coding sequence ATGGCCATCCCCAACAGCAAGCAGGAACTGCTCGACGCCATCAACAGCACGTATGCGAAACTGGTGCAGGAGCTGGCGCGCGTGCCGCCGGCGCTATCGCGGGAGCCCGTGCTGGAAGGACAAGTGGCGGGCACGCGCATGAGCGTATGCGATCTGCTCGCCTACCTGGTCGGCTGGAATGAGCTGGTCTTGCACTGGCACGCGCAGCTGCGCGACGGCAAACGCATCGAGGACATCGCCTTTCCCGCCGAAGGTTTCACGTGGAACGCTCTGGGAAAACTGGCGCAGCGCTTCTATGCCGACTATGCTGAACTGGGCATGGACGAGTTGCTGCAGCGCCTGGAACAGGCGAAAGACCAGCTGCTGGCGCTGGTCGACGCGCACGATGACGCGCAATTGTATGGCCAGCCCTGGTACACGCATTACACGATGGGACGCATGATCCAGTTCAACACGGCGTCGCCGTATGCGAACGCGCGCACGCGCTTGCGGGCTTGGCTCAAGACCTTGTAG
- a CDS encoding metalloregulator ArsR/SmtB family transcription factor encodes MKNADIEFLTGSAGFAHILGSAPRLRLLEQIVHGEYAVEQLVELTGLSVANTSQHLQQLRRAGFVQARRDGKRVLYRLGSGPIVQLLAALDVYAQHQRSELQALGRGDHVEAITGDELQERMREASITVLDVRPAQEFAAGHLPGAINIPFDDLQRRLEELPANAEIAAYCRGPYCVLSVQAVAALRQHGLQARRLGSGYDDWQAAGLPVVKAA; translated from the coding sequence ATGAAAAATGCCGATATCGAATTCCTCACCGGTTCCGCCGGGTTTGCCCATATTTTAGGCAGCGCGCCGCGTTTGCGCCTGCTCGAGCAGATCGTGCACGGCGAATATGCGGTGGAGCAGCTGGTGGAGTTGACGGGCTTGTCCGTGGCGAACACGTCCCAGCATTTGCAGCAGTTGCGGCGTGCCGGTTTCGTGCAGGCACGGCGCGATGGCAAGCGCGTGCTGTACCGGCTCGGCAGCGGCCCCATCGTGCAACTGCTGGCCGCGCTGGACGTGTATGCGCAGCACCAGCGCAGCGAGTTGCAGGCGCTGGGCCGGGGCGACCACGTGGAAGCGATCACGGGCGACGAGTTGCAGGAGCGCATGCGCGAGGCCAGCATCACGGTGCTCGACGTGCGGCCCGCGCAGGAATTTGCCGCCGGCCACTTGCCCGGTGCGATCAATATTCCTTTTGATGACTTGCAGCGCCGCCTCGAGGAATTGCCCGCGAACGCAGAGATCGCCGCCTACTGCCGCGGCCCGTATTGCGTGCTGTCCGTGCAGGCCGTGGCTGCCTTGCGCCAGCACGGCTTGCAGGCGCGCCGTCTCGGTAGCGGCTACGATGACTGGCAGGCGGCCGGCTTGCCTGTCGTCAAGGCGGCGTGA
- a CDS encoding DUF2938 domain-containing protein, translated as MQILWLDALAIGVGATAVMDVWAVALKRFWCIPSLNFAMVGRWLGHLPRGTVTHTNIAQAAPVRDEAILGWTAHYMIGVLFAAVLLVLVGQEWVSQPTFAPALLAGLVSVAAPFCILQPGMGAGLAASKTPHPNAARLRSLMAHTAFGVGLYLAALLWSTVR; from the coding sequence ATGCAAATACTTTGGCTCGATGCGCTGGCGATCGGCGTGGGCGCGACGGCGGTGATGGATGTGTGGGCAGTGGCCTTGAAACGCTTCTGGTGCATCCCCTCGCTGAACTTTGCGATGGTGGGGCGCTGGCTCGGCCATTTGCCGCGCGGCACCGTGACGCACACCAATATTGCCCAGGCGGCGCCCGTGCGCGATGAAGCCATCCTGGGCTGGACGGCCCATTACATGATCGGCGTGCTGTTTGCGGCCGTGCTGCTGGTGCTGGTGGGACAGGAGTGGGTCAGCCAGCCGACGTTTGCGCCGGCGCTGCTGGCGGGTCTCGTGAGCGTGGCCGCGCCATTTTGCATCTTGCAGCCGGGCATGGGCGCCGGCCTGGCCGCCAGCAAGACGCCGCACCCAAACGCCGCCCGCCTGCGCAGCTTGATGGCGCACACGGCGTTCGGCGTCGGCCTGTACCTGGCGGCCCTGCTGTGGTCGACCGTGCGCTGA
- a CDS encoding DUF3772 domain-containing protein produces MTSFRLRFFPFLLALLLACSLAPPPAWSQPVDDAATADQRLDGLRKQITGIQKALDGEVELDDATLSQMRADALAASAEADKVADALAPTLSSVQARLAELGKPAAGTKDAPDVAAQRSQLDRTSSALDAQVKLARLLAVEATQASEQVSTVRRAQLQARLGERTASILAGSFWKQLHAELPQNLQRLRALELELANAASATPWSAWGGLLAAIVAVIGASVWISRYLLVVTSTRVPHGRLRRSLHALAVLVLALATPGLVAELLAMGLRWEGGLSEKTSTFLSSLIGIICFAGFTAGLGHALLSPRRVSWRLLPLPDALAHRMRNFPSMFSFIVVLVWATERVTIVINAGLSTAVAVNCIVALVMSTTIAYGLMRAERCWRQLREADPATLVTPLWLRCVTVLLWLALASSVISLLVGYVAFGSFVAKQIAWVIVVVCSTYLLTVLVDDICMLLASTPPPPDAAHPVLATPKARDQAAVLLSGIGRAIVVLLALMLLLAPFGEGPGELFQRVGKLQDGLAIGEVAIRPAAMIQALLVLVVGFIALGLFKRWLQNSYLPTTNLDTGMQVSFITLFGYIGGVLAVALALSAAGIGLERIAWVASALSVGIGFGLQAVVQNFVSGLILLAERPVKVGDWVSLGGVEGDIRRINVRATEIQLGDRSTVIVPNSEFITKTVRNVTLANPLGLVQVKLPLPLGTDAQVARALILSVFVDNPDVLDTPAPNVQLDGIDNGLLLFNATGFASSPRLTSGIRSALLFELLKRLDEAHIAIAKPSTMVLSTVPAQPEAPAMSAVAPAPAPVPPLTS; encoded by the coding sequence ATGACTTCTTTCCGTCTCCGTTTCTTCCCCTTCCTGCTGGCGTTGTTGCTGGCCTGCTCGCTGGCCCCGCCGCCCGCCTGGTCGCAGCCCGTCGACGACGCCGCCACGGCCGACCAGCGTCTCGATGGCTTGCGCAAGCAGATCACCGGTATCCAGAAGGCGCTCGATGGCGAGGTGGAGCTCGATGACGCGACCCTGTCGCAGATGCGCGCCGACGCGCTGGCGGCCAGCGCCGAGGCGGACAAGGTGGCCGATGCGCTCGCGCCTACGCTCTCCAGCGTGCAGGCGCGGCTGGCCGAGCTGGGCAAGCCGGCGGCGGGCACGAAAGACGCCCCCGACGTGGCGGCGCAGCGCAGCCAGCTGGACCGCACCAGCAGCGCGCTCGATGCGCAAGTAAAACTGGCGCGCCTGCTGGCCGTGGAAGCGACGCAGGCGTCGGAACAAGTGTCGACGGTGCGCCGCGCGCAGTTGCAGGCGCGCCTGGGCGAGCGCACGGCGTCGATTCTGGCCGGCTCGTTCTGGAAGCAGCTGCATGCGGAATTGCCGCAGAATCTGCAACGGCTGCGGGCGCTGGAGCTGGAATTGGCGAACGCGGCAAGCGCCACGCCGTGGTCGGCCTGGGGCGGCTTGCTGGCCGCCATCGTGGCCGTGATCGGTGCCAGCGTCTGGATTTCGCGCTATTTGCTGGTGGTCACGTCCACGCGCGTGCCGCATGGCCGCTTGCGCCGCTCGCTGCATGCACTGGCCGTGCTGGTGCTGGCGCTGGCCACGCCGGGCCTGGTGGCGGAATTGCTGGCCATGGGCTTGCGCTGGGAGGGCGGCCTGTCCGAAAAAACCTCGACTTTCCTCAGCAGCTTGATCGGCATCATCTGTTTTGCCGGTTTTACGGCAGGGCTGGGCCACGCGCTGCTGTCGCCGCGCCGCGTGTCGTGGCGTCTGCTGCCCCTGCCCGATGCGCTGGCGCACCGCATGCGCAATTTTCCATCGATGTTTTCCTTCATCGTCGTGCTCGTGTGGGCGACGGAACGGGTCACCATCGTCATCAATGCGGGCCTGTCGACGGCCGTGGCCGTCAATTGCATCGTCGCCCTCGTGATGAGCACGACCATCGCCTACGGCCTGATGCGGGCCGAGCGCTGCTGGCGCCAGTTGCGCGAGGCCGATCCCGCCACCCTCGTCACGCCGCTGTGGCTGCGCTGCGTCACGGTGCTGCTGTGGCTGGCGCTGGCGTCGAGCGTCATCAGCTTGCTGGTCGGCTATGTGGCGTTCGGCAGCTTTGTCGCCAAGCAAATCGCCTGGGTCATCGTCGTGGTGTGCAGCACGTATCTGCTGACGGTGCTGGTCGACGATATCTGCATGCTGCTGGCCTCCACCCCGCCGCCGCCGGACGCGGCCCATCCCGTGCTGGCCACGCCCAAGGCGCGCGACCAGGCGGCCGTGCTGCTGTCGGGCATCGGCCGCGCCATCGTCGTGCTGCTGGCCCTGATGTTGCTCTTGGCGCCATTTGGCGAAGGTCCGGGCGAGCTGTTCCAGCGCGTCGGCAAGCTGCAGGATGGCCTGGCCATCGGCGAAGTGGCGATCCGCCCGGCTGCCATGATCCAGGCGCTGCTGGTGCTGGTCGTCGGCTTTATCGCGCTGGGCCTGTTCAAGCGCTGGCTGCAAAATAGTTATTTGCCGACCACCAATCTCGATACAGGAATGCAAGTGTCGTTCATCACCCTGTTCGGCTACATCGGCGGCGTGCTGGCCGTGGCGCTGGCCCTGTCGGCGGCCGGCATCGGCCTCGAGCGCATCGCGTGGGTGGCGTCGGCCTTGTCGGTCGGTATCGGTTTTGGCTTGCAGGCGGTGGTGCAGAACTTTGTTTCCGGCTTGATCCTGCTGGCCGAGCGTCCCGTCAAAGTGGGCGACTGGGTGTCGCTCGGTGGCGTGGAAGGCGATATTCGCCGCATCAATGTGCGCGCCACGGAAATTCAGCTGGGCGACCGCTCGACGGTGATCGTGCCGAACTCGGAATTCATTACCAAGACGGTGCGCAACGTGACCCTGGCCAATCCGCTGGGCCTGGTGCAGGTGAAGCTGCCGCTGCCGCTGGGCACGGATGCGCAGGTGGCGCGCGCGCTGATCCTGTCCGTCTTTGTCGACAATCCCGACGTGCTCGACACACCGGCGCCGAATGTGCAGCTGGACGGCATCGACAATGGCCTGTTGTTGTTCAACGCCACCGGCTTTGCCTCGTCGCCGCGCCTGACGTCGGGCATCCGCAGCGCGCTGCTGTTCGAACTGCTTAAGCGCCTGGACGAGGCGCACATCGCGATCGCCAAACCCAGCACGATGGTGCTGAGTACGGTGCCGGCGCAGCCCGAGGCGCCGGCCATGTCAGCCGTTGCACCGGCGCCCGCACCGGTACCGCCGCTGACGAGCTAG
- a CDS encoding methyl-accepting chemotaxis protein: MKFLSNLTIGTRLATGFGAIGAMLIIISCLGIAMLGKINQGTGHIVHDSMPKIELANSVSANINDIAIALRNMMLSADPADQRKQTDAILAARQAAAGNLGKLANMLDSDRERALLAKMNDANTRYAQGQEALLELIRSGTPDDSSAYLYGQLRPVLLVYKQLIAEQISLQNTLANTAGDNANATYANTRTLLVGMSLAALAIAAALAYGITRSITGPVATALQVANTVAAGDLRSHITVQSRDEMGQLLQALKRMNDNLAQTVGTVRAGTETIASASSEVAAGSLDLSARTEQQASSLEETASSMEELTSTVKQNADNARQAHVLADTASGVAQRGGAVIAQVVATMRQIDASSNKIADIIGVIDGIAFQTNILALNAAVEAARAGEQGRGFAVVATEVRSLAHRSAAAAKEIKTLIDDSTRSVAAGSELVHQAGNTMTDMVDSVRRVTDIMEEITSASAEQTAGIEQINQAISEMDNVTQQNAALVEESAAAAAAMQEQAATLAQVVSAFKLGGVPAATLPTPAARPAAGTAMRVAVAAAPQRACTPAQWEEF, encoded by the coding sequence ATGAAGTTTTTATCCAACCTGACCATCGGCACCCGCCTCGCCACAGGCTTTGGCGCCATCGGCGCCATGCTGATCATCATCTCCTGCCTGGGCATTGCCATGCTGGGCAAGATCAACCAGGGCACCGGCCATATCGTGCATGACAGCATGCCGAAGATCGAGCTCGCCAACAGCGTCTCGGCCAACATCAACGACATTGCCATTGCCCTGCGCAACATGATGCTCAGCGCCGATCCGGCCGACCAGCGCAAGCAAACGGACGCCATCCTGGCCGCGCGCCAGGCGGCGGCCGGCAATCTCGGCAAGCTTGCGAACATGCTCGATTCCGACCGCGAACGCGCGCTGCTGGCCAAGATGAACGACGCCAACACGCGCTACGCGCAGGGGCAAGAAGCCTTGCTTGAACTGATCAGGAGCGGCACGCCGGACGATAGCAGCGCCTACCTGTACGGCCAGCTGCGCCCCGTCTTGCTCGTCTATAAGCAATTGATTGCTGAACAGATCAGCTTGCAAAACACCCTGGCCAACACGGCGGGCGACAATGCCAATGCCACGTATGCCAACACGCGCACCTTGCTGGTCGGCATGTCGCTGGCGGCCTTGGCCATCGCAGCGGCCTTGGCGTATGGCATCACACGCTCGATCACCGGCCCCGTCGCCACGGCGCTGCAGGTGGCCAACACGGTGGCCGCAGGCGATTTGCGCAGCCACATCACAGTGCAGTCGCGCGATGAAATGGGGCAACTGTTGCAGGCGCTCAAGCGCATGAACGACAACCTGGCGCAAACGGTGGGCACCGTGCGCGCCGGCACGGAAACGATCGCCTCGGCCTCGTCCGAAGTGGCGGCGGGCAGCCTGGACCTGTCTGCGCGCACGGAGCAGCAAGCCAGCTCACTGGAAGAGACGGCCTCCTCCATGGAAGAGCTGACCTCGACCGTCAAGCAGAATGCCGACAATGCGCGCCAGGCGCATGTGCTGGCCGACACGGCCTCCGGCGTGGCGCAGCGCGGCGGCGCCGTCATCGCGCAAGTGGTGGCGACCATGCGGCAAATCGACGCCTCGTCGAACAAGATCGCGGACATCATCGGCGTCATCGATGGCATCGCCTTCCAGACCAACATTCTGGCCTTGAACGCGGCCGTGGAAGCGGCGCGCGCAGGCGAGCAGGGCCGCGGCTTCGCCGTCGTGGCCACGGAAGTGCGCAGCCTGGCGCACCGCTCGGCTGCCGCGGCCAAGGAAATCAAGACCCTGATCGACGACTCGACCCGGAGCGTGGCGGCCGGTAGCGAGCTCGTGCATCAAGCCGGCAACACCATGACCGACATGGTCGACAGCGTGCGCCGCGTTACCGACATCATGGAAGAAATCACCTCGGCCAGCGCGGAACAGACGGCCGGCATCGAGCAAATCAACCAGGCCATCAGCGAGATGGACAACGTCACCCAGCAAAACGCGGCCCTGGTGGAAGAATCGGCAGCAGCGGCGGCGGCCATGCAGGAGCAGGCGGCGACCCTGGCGCAGGTGGTGAGCGCATTTAAACTGGGCGGCGTGCCAGCGGCGACCTTGCCAACACCTGCCGCGCGGCCAGCGGCCGGTACGGCAATGCGCGTGGCCGTGGCAGCGGCACCGCAACGCGCCTGCACACCGGCCCAGTGGGAGGAATTCTAG
- a CDS encoding methionine synthase, protein MKKLLPTSTAGSLPKPSWLAQPEKLWSPWKLQDEELIEGKQDALRLSLQEQQHAGIDIVSDGEQTRQHFVTTFIEHLSGVDFDKRETVRIRDRYDASVPTVVGAVSRPKPVFVEDAKFLRQQTKQPIKWALPGPMTMIDTLYDSHYKSREKLAWEFAKILNQEARELEAAGVDIIQFDEPAFNVFFDEVNDWGIATLERAIEGLKCETAVHICYGYGIKANTDWKNTLGSEWRQYEESFPKLQQSNIDIISLECHNSRVPIDLIELIRGKKVMVGAIDVASNTIETPEEVANTLRKALRFVDADKLYPSTNCGMAPLARQVARGKLNALSAGAAIIRGELS, encoded by the coding sequence ATGAAAAAATTATTGCCTACTTCCACTGCCGGCAGCTTGCCCAAACCTTCCTGGCTGGCGCAGCCTGAAAAACTGTGGTCGCCGTGGAAATTACAGGACGAGGAATTGATCGAGGGCAAACAGGATGCTCTGCGTTTGTCGCTGCAGGAACAGCAGCACGCAGGCATCGATATCGTCAGTGACGGCGAACAGACCCGTCAGCATTTCGTCACCACGTTTATCGAGCATCTGAGTGGCGTGGATTTTGACAAACGCGAGACTGTCAGGATCCGTGACCGCTACGATGCGAGCGTGCCGACCGTCGTGGGCGCGGTGAGCCGCCCGAAGCCGGTGTTTGTGGAAGACGCCAAGTTCTTACGCCAGCAAACCAAGCAGCCGATCAAATGGGCCCTGCCAGGTCCGATGACGATGATCGATACGCTGTATGACAGCCACTACAAGAGCCGTGAAAAACTGGCCTGGGAATTCGCCAAGATCCTCAATCAGGAAGCGAGGGAATTGGAGGCTGCCGGCGTCGACATCATCCAGTTTGACGAACCTGCATTCAATGTCTTCTTTGATGAGGTCAATGACTGGGGGATTGCCACCCTGGAAAGGGCGATCGAAGGACTCAAATGCGAAACGGCCGTCCACATCTGCTACGGCTACGGCATCAAGGCCAATACGGACTGGAAAAATACGCTGGGCTCCGAGTGGCGCCAATATGAAGAGTCTTTCCCGAAGCTGCAGCAATCGAATATCGACATCATCTCGCTCGAATGCCACAACTCGCGTGTGCCCATCGACCTGATTGAACTCATCCGTGGCAAGAAGGTGATGGTCGGCGCCATCGACGTGGCCAGCAATACGATTGAAACACCGGAGGAAGTGGCCAACACCCTGCGCAAAGCGCTGCGCTTTGTCGATGCCGACAAACTCTACCCGAGCACCAACTGCGGCATGGCGCCCCTGGCTCGCCAGGTCGCAAGAGGCAAGTTGAATGCGCTCAGCGCAGGCGCGGCAATCATCCGGGGAGAGCTTTCCTAG
- a CDS encoding DUF1852 domain-containing protein, with amino-acid sequence MSKDFVFSIKSIVFDENYHPSDSTRLTTNFANLARGERRQENLRNTLKMIDSRFNNLAHWDNPTADRYSVELEIISVALNIDAEGDNIPLIEILKPNIIDKKTNERIDGIAGNNFSSYVRDYDFSVLLPEHNNNKSTFGTPDNFGDFHGKLFKHFVRSDTYKAHFSKPPVICISASSSKTYQRTENQHPILGVEYQQNEFSSTDEYFEKMGMQVRYFMPPNSSAPLAFYFIGDLLGDYSNLELIGTISTMETFQKIYRPEIYNANSAAGKLYQPSLKNQDYSLTQIVYDREERSQLAVKQGKYTEEHFIKPYKNILEQWSANYAL; translated from the coding sequence ATGAGCAAAGATTTTGTATTCAGCATCAAGAGCATTGTTTTCGATGAAAACTATCACCCATCGGACAGCACGCGATTGACGACCAACTTTGCCAATCTGGCCCGGGGAGAGCGTCGCCAGGAGAACTTGCGCAATACCTTGAAAATGATCGACAGCCGCTTCAACAACCTGGCGCACTGGGACAATCCGACCGCAGACCGTTACTCGGTCGAGCTTGAAATCATTTCCGTCGCGTTGAATATCGATGCCGAAGGCGACAATATTCCATTGATCGAGATATTGAAGCCGAACATCATCGATAAAAAAACCAATGAGCGCATCGATGGCATCGCCGGGAATAACTTCTCCTCCTACGTGCGCGATTACGACTTCAGCGTGCTGCTGCCAGAGCACAACAATAATAAATCCACGTTTGGCACGCCGGACAATTTCGGCGATTTCCATGGCAAGCTGTTCAAGCACTTTGTCAGGTCAGACACCTATAAAGCGCACTTCAGCAAGCCACCCGTGATCTGCATCAGCGCCTCGAGCAGCAAGACCTATCAGCGCACTGAAAACCAGCACCCTATCCTCGGCGTCGAGTACCAACAAAATGAGTTCTCTTCGACGGATGAATATTTCGAAAAGATGGGGATGCAGGTGCGCTATTTCATGCCGCCCAACAGCTCCGCGCCGCTGGCTTTCTACTTTATCGGCGATCTGCTTGGCGACTACAGCAATCTTGAACTGATCGGCACCATCAGCACGATGGAAACGTTCCAAAAGATCTACCGGCCCGAAATTTACAACGCCAATTCCGCGGCGGGGAAGTTGTATCAGCCCAGCCTGAAGAACCAGGATTACTCATTGACGCAAATTGTCTATGACCGGGAAGAGCGCAGCCAGCTGGCGGTCAAGCAGGGCAAATATACGGAAGAGCACTTCATCAAGCCCTACAAGAATATTCTTGAACAATGGTCTGCGAACTACGCGCTCTGA
- the msuE gene encoding FMN reductase, producing MTRPLRLVAVSGGLQRPSKAAALAEHLMDLIAEEVLCEQRLVELGQLAPQLAGATWRSHLPETVERELAAVEQADILVVATPVYRGAYTGLFKHFFDFIDQDALIDKPVLLAATGGSERHALMIDHQLRPLFSFFQARTLPLGVYATDKDFTDYRLQDEALLQRATLAVQRALPLIGLTRHARSATAEELVAA from the coding sequence ATGACACGTCCACTTCGCTTAGTCGCCGTTTCCGGCGGGCTGCAACGCCCTTCCAAGGCTGCCGCCCTGGCCGAGCACCTGATGGACCTGATCGCCGAGGAAGTGCTGTGCGAACAACGCCTGGTCGAACTGGGGCAGCTCGCGCCGCAGCTGGCCGGCGCAACCTGGCGCTCCCACCTGCCCGAGACGGTGGAGCGGGAATTGGCGGCGGTCGAGCAAGCGGACATCCTGGTGGTGGCGACACCGGTCTATCGTGGCGCGTACACGGGCCTGTTCAAGCACTTCTTCGACTTCATTGACCAGGATGCCTTGATCGACAAGCCCGTCTTGCTGGCAGCCACCGGCGGCAGCGAGCGCCATGCCCTGATGATCGACCACCAGTTGCGGCCGCTGTTCAGCTTTTTCCAGGCACGCACATTGCCGCTGGGCGTCTACGCGACCGACAAGGACTTTACCGACTACCGCCTGCAGGACGAGGCTCTGCTCCAGCGCGCCACCTTGGCGGTGCAACGGGCATTGCCCTTGATCGGCTTGACGCGCCATGCGAGATCCGCCACTGCTGAAGAGCTGGTCGCGGCCTGA